The Pseudomonas pergaminensis nucleotide sequence CACCTGATCGAAATGGGCGTTCAAGCCGATTCGCGGGTGGCGATCTGCGTGGAGCGTGGCCTGGACATGGTGGTCGGCCTGTACGCGATCCTCAAGGCCGGTGCGGCCTATGTGCCGCTGGACCCGGCGTATCCGCTGGAACGTATCGCCTACATGCTGGAAGACAGCGCGCCTGTGGCGGTGCTGGCCCAAGGCGCTACGCGTGGTTTGCTGGGCGACGCGCCGGTGATCGATCTGGACCGCCCGACCTGGCAACACCACGCCATCGACAATCCCCGCGCACAGGCCCTCAGCGCCTACGTGATCTACACCTCTGGCTCCACCGGCCAGCCCAAGGGCGTGATCAACGACCATCCCGGCGTGGTCAACCGCTTGTTGTGGATGCAGGACGCGTACGCCCTCAAGTCCCACGACCGGGTATTGCAGAAAACCCCGTTCAGCTTCGACGTGTCGGTGTGGGAGTTCTTCTGGCCGCTGTTCACGGGTGCCTGCCTGATCATGGCGCGTCCTGGCGGGCATAAAGACCCGGCCTATCTGTGCGAGGTGATCGCCGCTGAACAGATCACCACGTTGCATTTTGTACCGTCGATGCTCGACGTATTCCTGGCCCACGGCGATGTCAGCCAGGCGGCCGGCCTGCAACGGGTGATGTGCAGCGGCGAAGCGTTGCCGGGCAGTCTTGTGAGGCGCTTCAAGCAGCAACTGCCGGGCATCGGCCTGTACAACCTGTACGGCCCGACCGAAGCCGCCGTCGATGTGACCGCCTGGAACTGCGCGCGCCCGGACGTGCCGGACAACACGCCGATTGGCAAACCCATCGCCAACACCCGCATGTACGTGTTGGATGGGCAAATGCAGCCGGTGCCCCTGGGCGTGGTGGGCGAGTTGTTCATCGGCGGCGTGCAGGTGGCGCGGGGCTACCTCAATCGTCCCGAGTTGACCGCCGAACGTTTCCTCAAGGACCCGTTCACTGATGGGCGCCTGTATCGCACCGGCGACCTTGGGCGTTACCTGCCCGACGGCAATATCGAGTACCTGGGCCGCAACGACGACCAGGTGAAAATCCGTGGCCTGCGTATCGAGCTGGGCGAGATCCAGGCGCGCCTGCTTGAACATCCCCAGGTCAATGAAGCCGCAGTGGTGGCCCGCGATGATCGGCTCGTCGCCTACTACACCGGCGTCCGGGCCACCGAGCTGCGCGAGCACCTGTTGCAGCACCTGCCGGACTTTATGGTGCCCGCCCTGTTCGTGCACTTGGACGCGCTGCCCTTGAGCCCCAACGGCAAGCTCGACCGCAAGGCACTGCCGGCGCCGGGCAGCGAGGCGCTGACCGTACGCGAGTACGAAGCCCCGGTGGGCGATACCGAAATCCTGCTGGCGCAGCTATGGGCCGAACTGCTCAACGTAGAACGGGTAGGGCGCCAGGACAATTTCTTTGAACTGGGCGGGCACTCGCTGCTCGCCGTGAGCTTGATCGGGCGCTTGCGCCAGGAAGGCATGGAAGCCGATGTGCGCGCGTTGTTTGAACAGCCGACCCTGGCCGGCTACGCCGCAATGACTGAACGAATGGAGATCGTCCTGTGAGCATTCTTGAACTGCTGGCGACGCTGAAAACCAAGGACGTGCAGCTCACGCTCAAGGGTGAGCAGTTGTCGGTACAAGGCAACAAACACGCGCTGAGCGACCCGTTGATCCTCGCCGCCTTGCGCGAGCACAAGCCGGCGCTGATCGAACTGATCAAGGCCGGTGAATATTCGGCCGCCAACGAAGTACCGGCCAATGGCATCCCGGCCGGTGCGCAACACATCACCCCGGCCATGCTGACCCTGTCTGATCTGAGCCAGGAGGAAATCGACCGTATCGTCGCCACCGTCGACGGCGGCGTGGCAAATATCCAGGACATCTACCCGCTGGCGCCGCTGCAGGAAGGCATCCTGTTTCACCACGTCAGCACTGAGCAGGGCGACCCCTATGTGATGCAGTCGCAGTTCGCCTTCGACAGTGTCGAGCGTTTCGACGCGTTTGCCCTGGCGTTGCAAGGGGTGATGGACCGGCACGACATCCTGCGCACCGGCGTGGTCTGGGAAGGGCTGCGGCAACCGTCGCAAGTGGTATGGCGCACGGCGCGCCTGCCGGTGCAGGCCCTTGCGCTGGACCCGGCCGACGGCGATATTGCCGCCCAGTTGCACGCACGTTTCGACGCCCGCCATTACCGCCTGGACGTGACCCAGGCGCCGCTGCTGCGCCTGGCCTGGGCGAAGGACCCGGCGCAGGGGCGCATCGTCGCGATGCTGCTGTTCCATCACATGGCCCTGGACCACAGCGCGCTGGAAGTGGTGCGCCATGAAATGCAGGCGTTTATGCACGGGCACGCCGGGCAACTGGGCCAGGCAGTGCCGTTTCGCAACTACGTGGCGGCGGCGCGCCTGGGTGTCAGTGAGCAGCAGCATGAGGCGTTTTTCCAGCAGATGCTGGGTGATGTGGTCGAGCCGACCTTGCCCTTCGGCTTGCAGGATGTGCAAGGCGATGGCCGTGGCATCACTGAACGCGACTGGCCGTTGGCGGATGCGCTCAACCAGCGCCTGCGCGCCCAGGCCCGCGTGCTCGGGGTCAGCGTCGCCAGCCTGTTCCATCTGGGCTGGGCCCAGGTGCTGAGTGTGCTGGCCGGCAAGTCCCAGGTGGTGTTCGGCACTGTGCTGATGGGCCGCCTGCAAGGTGGGCATGCCACGGACCGCGCCTTGGGGATTTTCATCAACACCTTGCCGTTTCGCGTGGACGTGGGCGAAGGCGACCTGCGCAGCGCGGTCAAGGCTACCCATGCGCGCCTCACCGGGCTGTTGCGCCACGAACACGCGCCCCTGGCGTTGGCGCAACGCTGCAGCGGGGTGGTGGCGCCGACGCCGTTGTTCAGTGCGTTGCTCAACTATCGCCATAGCGGCACAGGTACTAGCAGCGAAGCCGTGGCGGCGTGGCAGGGCATCGAGACATTGCGTTCGGATGAGCGCACCAACTACCCGCTGACCCTGAGTGTCGATGACCTGGGCGAAGGGTTTATCCTGCGTCTGCTCGCCACCCACCAGGTCGATCCGCAGCGCGTCTGCACCTACCTGCAAACCGCCCTGGAAAACCTGCTGACCGGCTTGGAGCAAGCGCCCGACACCGCGCTTAACCAACTGTCGGTGGTGCCTGCGGACGAACAGCAGTTGCTGTTGGAGCACTTTAACGCGACCCACACGGATTTCCCCCAAGGCACCACCCTGCACGGGCGCATCGAGGCCCAGGCCGCGCTCACGCCCGACGCCGTTGCCGCCGTGTATCAGGGCCGCCAGCTCACCTATGCCGAACTCAACCAGCAAGCCAACCTGCTGGCCCATCACTTGCTGGCGCTGGGGGTCAAGCCCGACGACCGCGTCGCCGTCGTCGCCCGCCGTGGCCTGGACACCCTGGCCGGCCTGTTGGCGGTGCTCAAGGCTGGTGCGTGTTATGTGCCGGTAGACCCGTCCCACCCGGCCGAGCGCCTCAACTACCTGCTCGGCGACAGCGGACCGGTGGCGGTGTTGACCCAGCAGGCCTTGCTGGAGCGCCTGCCGGCCCTTGAGGTGCCAGTGATCAACCTCGACCGCTTCACCTGGCAGCACCATTCGGCGAGCAACCCCAAGGTGGCGGTCACGCCGTCCAACCTTGCGTATGTGATCTACACCTCCGGCTCCACCGGCCTGCCCAAAGGCGTGATGGTGGAACACCACACCGTCGCCAACCTGGTGGACTGGCATTGCAGCACCTTTGACCTGTGTGCCGGGCGCCACACCGCCAGCGTCGCCGGGTTCGGTTTTGACGCGATGGCCTGGGAAGTCTGGCCGGCGCTTTGCGTGGGCGCGACCCTGCACCTGCCGCCGGCCCGGGACGGCGCCGAGGATGTCGACGCACTGCTGGCCTGGTGGTGCGCGCAGCCGTTGGACGTGTGCTTCCTGCCCACCCCGGTGGCCGAGTACGCGTTCAGCCAGCAGATCGAACACCCGACGCTGCGCACTCTGTTGATCGGCGGTGATCGCCTGCGCCAGTTTGGCCGGGCGCAGCGCTTTGACCTGATCAACAACTACGGCCCCACTGAAGCCACAGTGGTCGCCACTTCAGGCAAGGTCGAGGCCGGCCAGCCGTTGCACATCGGCAAACCTGTCGCCAATGCCAGCGTGTACCTGCTGGACGAGCAGCAGCGGCCGGTGCCGCTGGGCGTGGCGGGGGAGTTGTACGTCGGCGGCAAAGGCGTGGCGCGCGGCTACCTCAATCGCCCCGAGTTGACCGCCGAACGCTTCCTGCGTGACCCGTTCAACGCCGGGCGTATGTACCGCACCGGTGACTTGGCGCGCTGGTTGCCGGACGGCAACCTCGAGTACCTGGGCCGCAATGACGACCAGGTGAAGATTCGCGGCATGCGCATCGAGCTGGGCGAAATCGAAACCCAGCTCAACCAGTTGGCAGGCATCCAGGAAGCCGTGGTGCTGGTGCGTGAAGAGCGGCTGGTGGCGTATTTCACCGAAAACCGCCAGCTCGACCCGTTGGCCGTGGGCGATATCCGCGCCCACCTGGTGGCGCACCTGCCGGACTACATGGTGCCGGTCGCCTACGTCAAATTGGACACGCTGCCCCTGACCGCCAACGGCAAGCTCGACCGCAAGGCCCTGCCGGCGCCGGACATGGCCGCAGTGTTCACCCGCGAGTACGTGGCCCCGGAAGGTGAAATCGAAAGCGTGCTGGCGCAGATCTGGGCCGATGTGCTGCACGTGGAGCGTGTGGGGCGTCGCGACCATTTCTTCGAACTGGGCGGGCACTCGTTGCTGGCCATGCGCATGGTCTCGCAGATTCGCCAGCGCCTGGGTGTCGAGTTGCTGCTCGGCGACTTGTTCGCGAATGCCGAACTGGCCGCCGTCGCCGAGGTGCTGGCCCGGTCCGGTCGCAGCACCTTGCCGGATATCCTCCCGGCCAATCGCGATGAACAGGTGCCGCTGTCTTTTGCCCAGCAGCGCCTGTGGTTCCTGGCGCTGATGGAAGGAGCCAACACCGCCTACAACATTCCCATTGGCCTGCGTCTGCGCGGGCAGTTGCATGTCGAGGCGCTGCAACGGGCCTTGGCCCGTATCGTCGCGCGCCACGAAACCCTGCGCAGCCGCTTTGCCCAGCACGGCGATGACGCCCAAGTCTTGATCGTGCCCGCCGAAGACGTGCTGCCCCTGCAAGTGCAGGACCTGCGGCGCCATCCGCAACCCCAGCAGGCGCTGGACGCTTTGATCCACGGCGAAGCCTCGGCCCCCTTCGACCTGGAGCGCGGCCCGTTGCTGCGCGGGCGCTTGGTGGTCATGGCCGACGATCACCATGTGTTGCTGCTGACCCTGCACCACATCGTCTCCGATGGCTGGTCCATGGGCGTGCTCACCCGTGAACTGATGGCGCTGTACCAGGCGTTCAGCCACGGCCAGGCAGACCCGTTGCCGCCGCTGCCGATCCAGTACGGCGACTTCGCCGTGTGGCAGCGCCTGTGGCTCAGCGGTGAAGTGCTGCACCGCCAGAGCGCCTATTGGCAGCAGGCGCTGGCGGGGGCGCCGGCCTTGCTCACCTTGCCCACCGACCGGCCGCGACCGGCGCAGCAGGACTACGCCGGCAGCAGTGTCGAGATACGCCTGGACGAGCGCCTCACCGCCGGGCTCAAGGCGCTCAGCCAACGCCACGGCACCACGCTGTACATGACCTTGATGAGCGCCTGGGCCTCGTTGCTTGCGCGGTTGTCCGGGCAGCAGGAGGTGGTGATCGGTTCACCCGTGGCCAATCGCACGCGCAGCGAGGTGGAAGGCCTGATCGGCCTGTTCGTCAACACCCTGGCAGTGCGTGTCGATACCGCTGGCGAGCTCACTACCGAGGCATTGCTGGCGCGGGTCAAGGCCCAGGCCCTGCAAGCCCAGGCCCATCAGGACCTGCCGTTCGAGCAAGTGGTGGAAGTCACCCGCCCGCCGCGCAGCCTGGCCCACAGCCCGCTGTTCCAGACCCTGCTGACTTGGCAGGACAGCAGCGCGCCAACTTTGGCCCTGGGCGACCTGGCCTTGGAAGGCATTGTCGAGAACAGCCACTTTGCCAAGTTCGACCTGTCCCTGGACCTGGCAGAAGTGCAGGGCACCCTCATTGGCGCGTTGGAGTACGCGGTGGCGCTGTTTGATGAGTCGACGGTGCAGCGTTATGTCGGCTACTTCACTCGCCTGTTGCAGGCCATGGTCGATAACGACCAGGCCGTGCTGGCGCATGTACCGCTGGTGGATGAACGCGAACGCCAACACCTGCTGTTCGACTTCAATGCCACCGAGGTCGATTACAACCTCGACCAGACCTTGCACGGTCTGTTCGAAGGGCAGGTGGCGCGTTCGCCGCAGGCTGCCGCCGTCAAGGCGGGTGATCGGGTACTGACCTATGCCGAGCTGAATGCGCGGGCCAACCAGCTGGCGCATCACCTGATGGAAATGGGCGTTCAAGCGGATTCGCGGGTGGCGATCTGCGTCGAACGGAGCCTGGAAATGGTCATTGGCCTGTACGCGATCCTCAAGGCCGGCGCCGCCTATGTGCCGCTGGACCCGGCGTACCCGCTGGAGCGTATCGCCTACATGCTGGAAGACAGCGCGCCTGTGGCGGTGCTGGCCCAAGGTGCCACGCGTGGGTTGCTAGGCAACGTGCCGGTGATCGACCTGGACCAGCCGGCCTGGCAGCACCAACCCGTCGACAACCCCCAAGTGGCCGGGGTCAGCGCCTATGTGATCTACACCTCCGGCTCCACCGGCCAGCCCAAGGGCGTGATCAATGACCACCCTGGCGTGGTCAATCGCCTGCTGTGGATGCAGGACGCCTATGGCCTGCAGGCCCATGACCGGGTATTGCAGAAAACCCCGTTCAGCTTCGATGTGTCGGTGTGGGAATTCTTCTGGCCGCTGTTCACCGGCGCTTGCCTGGTAATGGCGCGCCCTGGCGGCCATAAAGACCCGGCGTACCTGTGCGACGTGATCGCGGCCGAGCAGATCACCACGCTGCACTTCGTGCCGTCGATGCTGGACGTGTTCCTGGCCCATGGTGACGTGAGCCAGGCGGCCGGTCTGGTGCATGTGATGTGCAGCGGTGAAGCCTTGCCGGGCAGCCTGGTGCGGCGCTTCAAGCAACAGCTGCCGGGTAGCCAATTGCACAACCTGTATGGCCCGACCGAAGCGGCCGTCGATGTGACGGCCTGGAACTGCGCCGGCCCGGTGACGCCGGACAACACACCGATTGGCAAACCCATCGCCAATACCCGCATGTACGTGCTCGATGCCCAGTTGCAGCCAGTGCCCTTGGGCGTGGTCGGCGAGCTGTTCATCGGCGGCGTGCAAGTGGCGCGTGGTTACCTGAACCGGTCGGAGCTGACCGCCGAGCGCTTCCTCAAGGACCCGTTCACCGACGGCCGTATGTACCGCACCGGAGATGTTGGCCGCTACCTGCCCGACGGCACGCTTGAGTACCTGGGGCGCAATGACGACCAGGTCAAGATCCGTGGCTTGCGTATCGAGCTGGGGGAAATCCAGGCACGCCTCACCGACTGTCCGTCGGTCAATGAAGCCGCGGTGATCGCCCGCGACAATCGGTTGATCGCTTACTACACCGGCACGTTCAGCGAAATCGACGCGTTGCGTGCGCAGTTGCTGCAGCATCTGCCGGAATTCATGGCGCCAGCCATTTTCGTGCACCTCGACACCTTGCCCCTGAGCCCCAACGGCAAGCTCGATCGCAAGGCCCTGCCCGCGCCAGGCCTGGATGCGGTGGTGGTGCGTGAGTATGAAGCGCCCCAGGGCGATACCGAAATTGCCCTGGCCAGCCTGTGGGCCGAGTTGCTCAACGTGGAGCGCGTGGGCCGTCACGACAACTTCTTCGAACTGGGCGGCCACTCGTTGCTCGCGGTAAGCCTGATGGGGCGCATGCGTCGCCTGGGGTTGTCGGCGGATGTGAAGGTATTGTTTGGTCAGCCCACCTTGTCGGCCTTGGCGACGGCGCTGGGTGGGGGCCGTGAAGTGGCGGTGCCAGTCAACGGCATCGCGGCCGATTGCGCCTATATCACCCCGGACATGTTGCCGTTGATCCAGCTGGATCAGCCGGCCATTGCACGTATCGTCGCCTGCATCCCGGGTGGCGCGGCGAATGTGCAGGATATCTACCCGCTGGCGCCGTTGCAGGCCGGCATGCTGTATCACCACCGCGCGGTGCAGACCGGTGACGACTATGTGCTGCGTGCGCAGTTTGCGTTCGACAGTCGCCAGCGCAGGGAGGCCTTTACCTTGGCCTTGCAGGCCGTGATCCAGCGTCACGACGTACTGCGTTCGTCGTTCCATTGGGACGGCCTGGAAGAGCCGGTGCAGGTGGTGTGGCGCGAAGCTTCGCTGCGTGTCGAACACGGGTCGGTGCCGGAACGTCTCGACC carries:
- a CDS encoding non-ribosomal peptide synthetase; its protein translation is MSILELLATLKTKDVQLTLKGEQLSVQGNKHALSDPLILAALREHKPALIELIKAGEYSAANEVPANGIPAGAQHITPAMLTLSDLSQEEIDRIVATVDGGVANIQDIYPLAPLQEGILFHHVSTEQGDPYVMQSQFAFDSVERFDAFALALQGVMDRHDILRTGVVWEGLRQPSQVVWRTARLPVQALALDPADGDIAAQLHARFDARHYRLDVTQAPLLRLAWAKDPAQGRIVAMLLFHHMALDHSALEVVRHEMQAFMHGHAGQLGQAVPFRNYVAAARLGVSEQQHEAFFQQMLGDVVEPTLPFGLQDVQGDGRGITERDWPLADALNQRLRAQARVLGVSVASLFHLGWAQVLSVLAGKSQVVFGTVLMGRLQGGHATDRALGIFINTLPFRVDVGEGDLRSAVKATHARLTGLLRHEHAPLALAQRCSGVVAPTPLFSALLNYRHSGTGTSSEAVAAWQGIETLRSDERTNYPLTLSVDDLGEGFILRLLATHQVDPQRVCTYLQTALENLLTGLEQAPDTALNQLSVVPADEQQLLLEHFNATHTDFPQGTTLHGRIEAQAALTPDAVAAVYQGRQLTYAELNQQANLLAHHLLALGVKPDDRVAVVARRGLDTLAGLLAVLKAGACYVPVDPSHPAERLNYLLGDSGPVAVLTQQALLERLPALEVPVINLDRFTWQHHSASNPKVAVTPSNLAYVIYTSGSTGLPKGVMVEHHTVANLVDWHCSTFDLCAGRHTASVAGFGFDAMAWEVWPALCVGATLHLPPARDGAEDVDALLAWWCAQPLDVCFLPTPVAEYAFSQQIEHPTLRTLLIGGDRLRQFGRAQRFDLINNYGPTEATVVATSGKVEAGQPLHIGKPVANASVYLLDEQQRPVPLGVAGELYVGGKGVARGYLNRPELTAERFLRDPFNAGRMYRTGDLARWLPDGNLEYLGRNDDQVKIRGMRIELGEIETQLNQLAGIQEAVVLVREERLVAYFTENRQLDPLAVGDIRAHLVAHLPDYMVPVAYVKLDTLPLTANGKLDRKALPAPDMAAVFTREYVAPEGEIESVLAQIWADVLHVERVGRRDHFFELGGHSLLAMRMVSQIRQRLGVELLLGDLFANAELAAVAEVLARSGRSTLPDILPANRDEQVPLSFAQQRLWFLALMEGANTAYNIPIGLRLRGQLHVEALQRALARIVARHETLRSRFAQHGDDAQVLIVPAEDVLPLQVQDLRRHPQPQQALDALIHGEASAPFDLERGPLLRGRLVVMADDHHVLLLTLHHIVSDGWSMGVLTRELMALYQAFSHGQADPLPPLPIQYGDFAVWQRLWLSGEVLHRQSAYWQQALAGAPALLTLPTDRPRPAQQDYAGSSVEIRLDERLTAGLKALSQRHGTTLYMTLMSAWASLLARLSGQQEVVIGSPVANRTRSEVEGLIGLFVNTLAVRVDTAGELTTEALLARVKAQALQAQAHQDLPFEQVVEVTRPPRSLAHSPLFQTLLTWQDSSAPTLALGDLALEGIVENSHFAKFDLSLDLAEVQGTLIGALEYAVALFDESTVQRYVGYFTRLLQAMVDNDQAVLAHVPLVDERERQHLLFDFNATEVDYNLDQTLHGLFEGQVARSPQAAAVKAGDRVLTYAELNARANQLAHHLMEMGVQADSRVAICVERSLEMVIGLYAILKAGAAYVPLDPAYPLERIAYMLEDSAPVAVLAQGATRGLLGNVPVIDLDQPAWQHQPVDNPQVAGVSAYVIYTSGSTGQPKGVINDHPGVVNRLLWMQDAYGLQAHDRVLQKTPFSFDVSVWEFFWPLFTGACLVMARPGGHKDPAYLCDVIAAEQITTLHFVPSMLDVFLAHGDVSQAAGLVHVMCSGEALPGSLVRRFKQQLPGSQLHNLYGPTEAAVDVTAWNCAGPVTPDNTPIGKPIANTRMYVLDAQLQPVPLGVVGELFIGGVQVARGYLNRSELTAERFLKDPFTDGRMYRTGDVGRYLPDGTLEYLGRNDDQVKIRGLRIELGEIQARLTDCPSVNEAAVIARDNRLIAYYTGTFSEIDALRAQLLQHLPEFMAPAIFVHLDTLPLSPNGKLDRKALPAPGLDAVVVREYEAPQGDTEIALASLWAELLNVERVGRHDNFFELGGHSLLAVSLMGRMRRLGLSADVKVLFGQPTLSALATALGGGREVAVPVNGIAADCAYITPDMLPLIQLDQPAIARIVACIPGGAANVQDIYPLAPLQAGMLYHHRAVQTGDDYVLRAQFAFDSRQRREAFTLALQAVIQRHDVLRSSFHWDGLEEPVQVVWREASLRVEHGSVPERLDLSQAPLMRLVVTDDNATLLFHHLVMDHVALEILQHDMQAYLSGTQHTLGAAVPYRNYVAQTRLGADDHEAFFREMLGDIDEPTQLDSLGRAEQVQRALDPALSQRLRNRARQAGVSAASLMHLAWAQVLGKVSGRDQVVFGSVMLGRLQGGEGAERAMGVFINTLPLRVHLGEHSVRDALRATHTRLSQLLSHEQAPLALAQRCSGVPVTTPLFDTLFNYRHSAPQAAAEAWQGIRLLKAEEHSNYGLSVSVDDLGEGFSLKIVGQGARRLCGYLQIAVEQVVQALEQGNAVGISHLPILPAAECQQLLDFNATTRPFPREHTVQRLFEAQAQARPAALAARHGEQSLSYGELNSRANRLAHHLLGLGVRPADSVAILLPRSLDLLISQLAVLKCAAAYVPLDINAPAERQGFMLHDSGAAWLLTRSDTPVDYPAQRLDLDTVVLDPQPSHNPDLSQSSDSVAYIMYTSGSTGTPKGVLVPHRGITRLVLNNGYADFNASDRVAFASNPAFDASTMDVWGALLNGGQVQVIDHATLLDPAAFGLALADATVLFVTTALFNQYVQLIPQALAGLRILLCGGERADPAAFRSLLARAPALRLVHCYGPTETTTYATTYEVRSLAQAAQSVPIGRPIGNTQVHVLDAQLQPVPLGVTGEICIGGDGVALGYLNRPDLTAEKFVQDPFNAGALMYRTGDLGHWTADGLLECIGRNDDQVKIRGFRIELGEIEARLATFAGIQEVVVLAREDAPGDKRLVAYFTWADEPVDIDSVHAYLQGQLPEYMLPSAFVPLAQLPLTANGKVDRKALPVPALEALSRRDFEAPTDALEQRLAGLWAEVLKLEQVGRHDSFFELGGHSLLAIRLVSLMEDAGLQVSLAELFQHASVASVAAMLRQRTDAPVRDTSVITVRGSGAQAPLFLVHEFSGMDVYFPALGQHLPGDYPIYGLPGVALGEPHLNTMEGLAARLVGLIRGLQPHGPYRLAGWSFGGVLAYEVAMQLLGQDEAVEFLGLIDSYVPRMTDQGKARWNGPDALKRHLLLQCTAYWTAQGGVDELARLGQLEAQLGQLDFARLLQRCRDEGVLHAQMATATDADLLNYIEREVGHGHALAHYSLFPLPVAVHLFSASERPTELSRRSESLGWSDALAPGQLRRVQVPGDHQSMMQAPHIQALGQALSEALATSAAQVQEPHQPLLRIQSGRAGYAPVFCVPGAGDSVTGFVGLGEALGREWPLFGLQPRGLDGEAVPHSQVEAAARCYLAALEQECPQGPVHLVGHSFGGWVALEMALRLQAAGREVASLTVIDSEAPGGAGKVYTTTAALMRLIEAMQLSAGKSLGIDPGDFAACDEVAQRRQLHAGMVGVGLLPGRSAVDAMEGPARTYAAALRTEYRPGARFKGVVRLVLAEDPALDAAGNQREQGLMIEGWRRQGSGLQVGYGGGNHFTLLKAPNVVGLARWWVDGVVVGEVVS